Below is a window of Flavobacterium sp. N2820 DNA.
ATTTTATACAACAGAGGAACTTCTAATTTAACTTCAGCTGCAATTAATTACAATGTAAATGGTGGTACAAACACAACTTACAATTGGACAGGTAATTTAGCTCCTAATAAATATGAAATCATAACAATTACTACTGTTGCTACTTCAGGAACATTTAATGCATCAGTAGCAAGTGTAAATGGTGGAACTGATCAAAGAGCTACAAACAATACTGCAAGTAGAACATTCTCTTTTCCTCCATCTACACCTCCAACTGATTATCCATATACAACTTTTACATTGGACATAGTTGGAGACAGATATGGTTCTGAAACCACATGGCAAGTTACTAACCAAGCTGGAACAGTATTATATAATGGTGGTCCTTATAGTGATCTTGGTTCCAATACGACTCAACCATTGGTTACCAATTTAGCCATGACCTTACCAGCAGGAGGATGTTACACATTTACTATATTTGATGCATATGGAGACGGGATTTGTTGTACATATGGAAGCGGAAGCTGGACAGTTAAAACAAATGCAGGAGCTACTACAGTTGGTACTGGTGGAACGTTTACAAATGTTCAATCTACATCATTTACAAATGCATCTTTAAGTTCAGATAGCTTTAATTTAGATGCTATTTCATTGTATCCAAACCCTACAAATGGTATTTTAAATGTATCTGTACCTTCTGAATTCGGCACAAACATTAACTATGAAATATTCAATAATATTGGACAAACCATTGAAAAATCTAAGTCGACAAATTCTGAATTTTCGATAAATACTTCAAGCATGTCTTCAGGAGTTTATTTCATTAAACTACAAACAGAAGCTGGTTTAAAAACATTAAGATTTGTAAAAAACTAATCTAACTTTTATAATAGAAAAAAAGAGAATCAAGAAATTGGTTCTCTTTTTTTTTGCTTTATCTTCTACGCAGTCACAACTATATAAAATTTAAATAAAATAGCTTCATCTAACACCAGAAACAAGGCAAAAACAATATTTAAGTAAATTTGTGGTTAACAACAGTATTAAACACGAGTAATTAAATTAAGTTAAATTCAATTCTTTTGGAATATTGAAAAGTATAATTAGTTCAAAAATTTGGCTCCGATAATCCCTCTTTTTGAAATTAGAACAAGTAAAACATTGGTTTACAACAAAAGTTTACATCTTTTCAAACCTTTCATTAAATCATCACAAAACTTGTATCAATAGTGAGTTATAACTATTAAGTTTCAATATATCAAAAGTAAAATTTATATCATAATATGAGGAAACATCTATGTCCGAAAAGAAAAAAAGTCAATACAGGGCACAAAAAAAGGGTAAAGATTAAATCTTTACCCTTTTTATATAATAATTTATGATTACTCAATAATTATCTTTTTAACTTCTTTATTAGCACCATCTTCAATTGTAACCATATAAATTCCAGATTGAACATTGCTTAATTCAAGAGACTCATTAAAAAGTCCATTATTTGTATACGATTTATTAAATATAGCTCTACCTCTTAAATCATGAACATTAACTTTAATTTCATTACCAGTTGTAGAAGTAAATTGAATGTTAAAGTTTCCATTATTAGGATTTGGATATAAAACTAAATCATTAATTCCAAAGCTCTCAGAAGAAAGTACTGGAACCAATTCTGCTCTACAAAGATTGAAAGTAACCTTTTCAATTGTACCAGTTATTCCATCACCTACAGCAATATCTGTAAAAAACAAATACCAAGTACCTGTAGCTGAATTTCCATTGTATGCATTAATTGCTCCCACAGAAGCTGCAACTGGTGGAATAGTGTTAGCGCCACTAGTAGAAGCTGCACAGTTTAATGCTGTTCCAGAAGTATCAAAGTTTAAATTCATATTTGCAGTACCATCACAAGAACCGTTAAAAAACTGAGTAACTCCTGTTGCAATATGTGCTGGTCTCACGGCTAAGAACACTGAACCAATATCTCCATGAGTAAGCTCAACTTTATAATTAGAATCTGTCAATGTAAATGACTCTGGAACAGCTACACCATAACCAACGAATGAGCCTGAGTTCTCAGGAATTGCTAAACCACCAAAATTAATTACATAATCTGAACAAACATTTTGAGCTTGATAAGTATAATTTCCAATTGCGATATTTTTTGTATTAATATCATAATAAATATTACCTGTTGGCTTAACCATTACTCTACAATTTGCTGCAGTAACACTTGGAACAGTTATTACTTGAGTACCATCATTTGGCGTATTTGCCAACAAAACAGTTGGATAAGTAAATCCGCCATCTGTAGAAAGTAAGATATCTACATTTGCAGAACCTACAAGTGCAGTTGTATTGTTTACAGACCATGTTATAGTTTCTGTGTTTCCTGGCGTCCAAACTATTCCGTCAGTGTTTTGTGACGTAACATCAAAAGGTCCCGCTGCTGCACTAACAGTTACTATCATATCATCAAAATTTGTTTGACCTCCAGCAGCAACATTGTCTCTTGCAGTAAGTCTGAAGTTTAATGTTCTAGCAACTGAACTCAAAAACTCAACAGGAATTTCAGCTCCTTGTGTAAATAATGAATTCGCTAATGTAGATTCAATTTTTGGAAAACGACGTGAAGGAGAAACTGTAGGGTCATATGATCTAAAATTAGCTCCAAGCGTTTTTGTTGCAGATGGAGTACAATCAGTATCTCCAGCAGGATTTGCTACAGTAACGCTACACAATTCAGCACCCGTTGCAGCATCATTATATTGCTCCCAGCAATAAGACATTGACGAAGTACCGCCAGCATCTGTTGCAGAACCTGTTAACATAAATGGCGTGCTTATTGGAATTATCCAATCTGAACCAGCATTAACAACTGGCGCACCATGTGTTATAGCTACAGTAGTTTGACATGTTTTTGTTGCCATGTTAGCTTGAACCTGAGCTATACTTCCAGCATGAAAATAGTCGTCAGAATTTGGCTGAACATCAAAATTTGTAATCCCAGCATATGCCATTATGGTAGAACCAGAACCTGGCTCATAATTAACAGAATTATTTTCTGTAGTATGTGTAAATGTGTGATTTCCTCCAAACTGGTGTCCCATTTCATGAGCTACATAATCAATATCAAATGTATCACCAGCAGGAACACCATCTCCAGGAGATGTAAATGCACTACCTTTATTTTTGTCAGATGTACTTGCTGTATCGTTTACACAAACACAACCAATACAACCAGCATTACCTCCTCCTCCAGAGCCTCCAAATAAATGCCCAATATCATAAGCAGCATTATTAGCGGCTAAAGATGTAGAAGGGCCTGTAAGACTAGAACTTAATGCATTTTGAACTTCTGCATTCCAAGCTCCTGTTGCACCTGTAGCAGCATCAGAATAAGGATCAGTTGCAGGATTGTAATAAATTACATTTGTTGTTTGAGCAACAATATTCATATGAATAGCAAAATCTTTCTCATAAACACCATTAACTCTTGTCATTGTTGCATTATAGGCAGCTAATACTAATCCTGATTGCGCAGCACTTGTTGCACCAAAATAATTTGAGTATTCACCTGTACAAGAAATTGCCAATCTAAAGTTTAATAATGAAGTTGTACTAGAACGAGAAGTAAAATTAGTTTTTGACTCTATAGAACTAATTAATTCTTGATCATCTGTAGAACAAGTAAATGGAAGTTTACCTTTTCTATCCGATTTAGAAGCATAAACAGCATACACTTTTCCATCTTGAGAATAAGGTTCCATAAACTCATTAGATTTACCTACTCTAAAAACCATCGTTTGAATACCTCTAGGATCCAAACTTAATCTAAGTTGCGCATATTTATCATCTAATCCAATTCCAACATAGGAACGAATTTCTGGATACATTGCTTGAAGTTCTGCATCAAAATTTGAAGCTTCATACATTTGAAAACGCTCTAATTTTCCATCAACGTTTGGAATCGAAATAATAACATTAGAAACATCTGATCCAAATCGATTTGGAGCAGTAACAAGTGTGTTTTTTAAAGAAGCTAATTCTAATTGCATCAATTTATACGAAGCTGGAAATGTTCCTCTCTCAGCCGTTTTTGCAATTTTAACTTCTTTACCATCAAATGATTTCCAAGCTTTCTCTGTTTGTGAATAACCGAAACTAATCGATAAAACAGAAAAAACCCCTAGTAGTAAAGTTTTTTTCATTATTTATAAAATTTGGTTTAATAGGCAAAAATAGTGAAAACTATAATACCTTAATGTTAAATATTTTAAAGTTTTTTTCTACCCTAATAAACTTTAAGAAATTATCTTTGCAAAAACAGAAATTTGAAAACTTACAATTCAATTTTTAATTTTTCTTCAAAAAAGAAAACCATTTTGACCTTAGGAACATTTGACGGTGTTCACTTAGGACACCAATCTATTCTAAGTAAACTAAAAAAAGCAACACAACATGGTTTGTATGAATCTGTTGTTCTTACCTTTTTTCCTCACCCAAGAATGGTTTTAAATCAAGATAATAGCATCAAATTACTGAATACTATTGAAGAGAAAACCGCTTTGCTAAATAATTTTGGAATTGACACGTTAATCATTCATCCATTTGACGCAACATTTTCTAAATTAACTGCTGAAGATTTTGTTAAAACCATTTTGGTTGACCAACTCAATATTCAAAAAATTATCATCGGCTATGACCATCGTTTTGGTATTAATAGGAGTGCAAATATCGACGATTTAGTAAAATTTGGACTACACTATAATTTTGAAGTAGAACAAATTTCCGCCAAAGAAATAGACGATATTTCAGTAAGTTCAACAAAAATCAGAAAAGCACTTTTAGAAGGCAATGTAAAAATGGCAAACGATTATTTGAGTTATAATTATTGCTTTTCTGGAAAAGTAGTTGAAGGTAAAAAAAATGGAAGAATAATTGGCTATCCTACAGCAAACATCCAAGTTGAAGAAAACTACAAACTAATTCCTAAGAATGGCGTGTATATTGTTTCTAGTGAAATCAAAGGAACTCTTTTTTATGGAATGATGAATATTGGAACAAATCCAACGCTTGGAGAAAACGAACAAACCATAGAAATTCATTTTTTTAAATTTAATTCCGATATTTATGCTCAAAAAATAAAAATTTCGGTACTAGAATACATCCGAAAAGAACAAAAATTTGAATCTTTAGAAGCTTTAAAAGAGCAACTTGACAAAGACAAAGATTTTTCGATAAAATATTTAGCTGAGCATGAATCAACTTTTTTTTAAAAATATAGACAATTCACCTTTAATAGTCTTTCGAATTTTTTTCGGGTTTTTAATTGCATGCGAAAGTTTTGGGGCTATCCTTACTGGTTGGGTAAACAAAGTTTTAATTGCGCCTAAATTCACATTTTCATTTATTGGGCTCGATTGGCTGCAACCTTTACCAGGCTTTGGAATGTATTTTTATTTCATTATCATGGGATTGTTTGGCATCGCTATTATGCTAGGCTATCGATACAGAGTTGCAATTATATCTTATACAATTTTGTGGGCTGGTGTATATTTTATGCAAAAAACATCTTATAACAATCACTATTATTTATTATTGATTATTAGTTTTTATATGATTTTTTTACCCGCAAATCAATATGCTTCGCTAGATGTTAAACAGCAAAGGACTCTGGAGCAAAAAGCAATGCCATATTGGGTAAGTTTACTTTTCATTATTCAAGTTGCGATAGTGTATTTTTATGCTGCTATTGCCAAGTTTTACCCCGATTGGTTAAACGGAACTTTCACCCGAATTCTTCTCGCAGGAACAACGTCTAACGAGTTTTTTCTAACCCTATTTTCAAACAAGTATTTTTATCTTTTTATAGCTTATGCCGGAATTTTATTTGATTTACTAATTGTTCCGTTGTTATTATTCAAAAAAACAAGAACAATAGCATTAGTTGCTTCCTTATCGTTTCATCTTTTTAATGCAATTTTTTTACAAATCGGAATTTTTCCTTTTTTTGCATTGACTTTTAGTTTATTCTTTTATCCGCCTGAAAAAATTAGAAAATTATTTTTAAAGAACAAACCTGTTTTCAACGAATCTGTAGCTGAAAACCACGTTGGAAAACCAATTTTCTTGTTTTTTTTACTTCCATTTTTATTCATCCAATTGCTTTTACCTTTACGACATCATTTAATTGAAGGCGATGTATTGTGGACAGAAGAAGGACATCGCCTAAGCTGGCGAATGATGTTGCGAAAAAGAGACGGATTCATAAATTTTAAAATCAAAAACAACAATACAGGCGAAATGACTTCATACGATTATCATAAAAACCTTTCGCCTAAACAAGCCCGAACTTTAGCAACTAAACCCGATTTTATTTGGCAATATTGTCAAAAAATCAAGCAAGAATATCACGGTAAAAACATTAGTATTTTTATCGACTGCAAAAACAATATCAATAACGGCGAATTCAAAACACTAATTGATCCTAAACAAGATTTTGCAAAAGCCGAATGGAATTATTTTTGGCACAACGAATGGATTCTTCTAGAATAAAAATTTATAAAATCCCTTCCAATTAAGTTTGACTATTTTAAGAAGTATACCTACTTTTGCAACTCAAACAACACAACATAATGAACACAACAAAAAAAATTGCTTCGGCATTAATTTCTGTATTTGACAAAACAGGTTTAGAACCAATTGTTAAAGCCCTTCACCAAAACAATGTAACTATTTATTCTACCGGTGGAACTGAAACTTTTATTAAAGATTTAGGTATTCCAGTTGTCGCTGTAGAAGATATTACGTCTTTTCCTGAAATTTTAGGGGGAAGAGTAAAAACCTTACATCCAAAAATCTTCGGTGGTATTTTAAACCGTCAAGACCATGCGGGTGATGTGCAACAAATGCAAGAATTTAATATTCCGCAAATTGATTTAGTAATTGTGGATTTATATCCGTTTGAAAAAACAGTAGCTTCAGGAGCGAGTGAAGCTGATATTATAGAAAAAATTGACATCGGTGGAATTTCATTAATTAGAGCT
It encodes the following:
- a CDS encoding reprolysin-like metallopeptidase, with the protein product MKKTLLLGVFSVLSISFGYSQTEKAWKSFDGKEVKIAKTAERGTFPASYKLMQLELASLKNTLVTAPNRFGSDVSNVIISIPNVDGKLERFQMYEASNFDAELQAMYPEIRSYVGIGLDDKYAQLRLSLDPRGIQTMVFRVGKSNEFMEPYSQDGKVYAVYASKSDRKGKLPFTCSTDDQELISSIESKTNFTSRSSTTSLLNFRLAISCTGEYSNYFGATSAAQSGLVLAAYNATMTRVNGVYEKDFAIHMNIVAQTTNVIYYNPATDPYSDAATGATGAWNAEVQNALSSSLTGPSTSLAANNAAYDIGHLFGGSGGGGNAGCIGCVCVNDTASTSDKNKGSAFTSPGDGVPAGDTFDIDYVAHEMGHQFGGNHTFTHTTENNSVNYEPGSGSTIMAYAGITNFDVQPNSDDYFHAGSIAQVQANMATKTCQTTVAITHGAPVVNAGSDWIIPISTPFMLTGSATDAGGTSSMSYCWEQYNDAATGAELCSVTVANPAGDTDCTPSATKTLGANFRSYDPTVSPSRRFPKIESTLANSLFTQGAEIPVEFLSSVARTLNFRLTARDNVAAGGQTNFDDMIVTVSAAAGPFDVTSQNTDGIVWTPGNTETITWSVNNTTALVGSANVDILLSTDGGFTYPTVLLANTPNDGTQVITVPSVTAANCRVMVKPTGNIYYDINTKNIAIGNYTYQAQNVCSDYVINFGGLAIPENSGSFVGYGVAVPESFTLTDSNYKVELTHGDIGSVFLAVRPAHIATGVTQFFNGSCDGTANMNLNFDTSGTALNCAASTSGANTIPPVAASVGAINAYNGNSATGTWYLFFTDIAVGDGITGTIEKVTFNLCRAELVPVLSSESFGINDLVLYPNPNNGNFNIQFTSTTGNEIKVNVHDLRGRAIFNKSYTNNGLFNESLELSNVQSGIYMVTIEDGANKEVKKIIIE
- a CDS encoding bifunctional riboflavin kinase/FAD synthetase, giving the protein MKTYNSIFNFSSKKKTILTLGTFDGVHLGHQSILSKLKKATQHGLYESVVLTFFPHPRMVLNQDNSIKLLNTIEEKTALLNNFGIDTLIIHPFDATFSKLTAEDFVKTILVDQLNIQKIIIGYDHRFGINRSANIDDLVKFGLHYNFEVEQISAKEIDDISVSSTKIRKALLEGNVKMANDYLSYNYCFSGKVVEGKKNGRIIGYPTANIQVEENYKLIPKNGVYIVSSEIKGTLFYGMMNIGTNPTLGENEQTIEIHFFKFNSDIYAQKIKISVLEYIRKEQKFESLEALKEQLDKDKDFSIKYLAEHESTFF
- a CDS encoding HTTM domain-containing protein; the protein is MNQLFFKNIDNSPLIVFRIFFGFLIACESFGAILTGWVNKVLIAPKFTFSFIGLDWLQPLPGFGMYFYFIIMGLFGIAIMLGYRYRVAIISYTILWAGVYFMQKTSYNNHYYLLLIISFYMIFLPANQYASLDVKQQRTLEQKAMPYWVSLLFIIQVAIVYFYAAIAKFYPDWLNGTFTRILLAGTTSNEFFLTLFSNKYFYLFIAYAGILFDLLIVPLLLFKKTRTIALVASLSFHLFNAIFLQIGIFPFFALTFSLFFYPPEKIRKLFLKNKPVFNESVAENHVGKPIFLFFLLPFLFIQLLLPLRHHLIEGDVLWTEEGHRLSWRMMLRKRDGFINFKIKNNNTGEMTSYDYHKNLSPKQARTLATKPDFIWQYCQKIKQEYHGKNISIFIDCKNNINNGEFKTLIDPKQDFAKAEWNYFWHNEWILLE